In the genome of Kitasatospora cathayae, one region contains:
- a CDS encoding MarR family winged helix-turn-helix transcriptional regulator, translating into MEYSHSDPELIKQPIGYWSWAAYKAVVSRTRGALAEVGTTQPQWWVLAQLGRTEEPRTRDDVCAVLRDYLDTGQEALNAEIDATVEHGWVTESAGGLLELTAEGRAFFEKTAALQGELWAERHAGISDEEYLTTLKVLQRFIHNTGGRAWHH; encoded by the coding sequence GTGGAGTACTCGCACAGCGACCCCGAACTGATCAAGCAGCCCATCGGCTATTGGAGTTGGGCGGCCTACAAGGCCGTCGTCAGCCGCACCCGCGGCGCGCTGGCCGAGGTCGGCACCACGCAGCCGCAGTGGTGGGTGCTCGCCCAGCTCGGCCGGACCGAGGAGCCGAGGACCCGCGACGACGTCTGCGCCGTGCTGCGCGACTACCTCGACACCGGCCAGGAGGCCCTGAACGCCGAGATCGACGCGACCGTCGAGCACGGCTGGGTCACCGAGTCCGCCGGGGGCCTGCTCGAACTGACCGCCGAGGGACGGGCCTTCTTCGAGAAGACCGCCGCACTCCAGGGCGAGCTGTGGGCCGAGCGCCATGCGGGCATCTCGGACGAGGAGTACCTGACCACGCTGAAGGTCCTGCAGCGGTTCATCCACAACACGGGCGGGCGGGCCTGGCACCACTGA
- a CDS encoding maleylpyruvate isomerase family mycothiol-dependent enzyme encodes MEFEELLAEVRASAARLGADVESLTDWQAREPSRLPGWSRGHVLTHLARSADAYRWMLALARTGTAPGPRADAAELARQLEEGAGRGAGALVADLRDSLDGLLWDAAELPAERRTVLVPALAGWRHPAWYLLWRAWRELEVHGVDLNTGRTSAGWPDGFVLTALAETAATLGAREVPLARVEAEDLGRGWAVGGSGPVVSGSGHEMLAWFTGRGPVAGLRADGPLPVLPAWPLPPVPGWA; translated from the coding sequence GTGGAGTTCGAGGAGCTGTTGGCGGAGGTCCGGGCTTCAGCGGCGCGCCTCGGTGCCGACGTGGAGTCGCTGACCGACTGGCAGGCCCGCGAGCCGTCGCGGCTGCCCGGCTGGAGCCGGGGCCATGTGCTCACCCACCTCGCCCGCAGCGCCGACGCCTACCGCTGGATGCTCGCCCTGGCCCGTACCGGCACCGCGCCGGGGCCGCGGGCCGACGCCGCCGAGCTGGCACGGCAGTTGGAGGAGGGCGCGGGGCGCGGCGCCGGTGCGCTGGTGGCGGACCTGCGGGACAGCCTGGACGGCCTGCTGTGGGACGCGGCGGAGCTGCCCGCCGAGCGCCGGACGGTGCTGGTGCCCGCGCTGGCGGGCTGGCGGCACCCGGCCTGGTACCTCCTGTGGCGGGCCTGGCGGGAGCTCGAGGTGCACGGCGTCGACCTGAACACCGGCCGTACGTCGGCAGGTTGGCCGGACGGCTTCGTGCTGACCGCCCTCGCGGAGACGGCCGCGACGCTGGGGGCGCGCGAGGTACCGCTCGCCCGGGTCGAGGCGGAGGACCTCGGCCGGGGCTGGGCGGTCGGCGGGTCGGGGCCTGTGGTGAGCGGCTCCGGGCACGAGATGCTCGCCTGGTTCACCGGGCGCGGCCCGGTGGCGGGGCTGCGCGCGGACGGGCCGCTGCCGGTGCTGCCGGCCTGGCCGTTGCCGCCGGTGCCGGGCTGGGCGTAG
- a CDS encoding SRPBCC family protein, translating into MRYADGPGTQCEVFVQAPVERVWALVADIGLPARLSPELQRVAWLDGADGPALGARFEGHNARPNMRDWRTVSEVVELAEHRAFAWAVMDADGRFGDPVSEVAGSLARWRFDLIPEDGGTRLRQSVVIGPGRSGVILAIEARPEAEEKIVDFRLGELRTGMTATLEGVKSLAEAES; encoded by the coding sequence ATGCGGTACGCCGATGGTCCGGGCACGCAGTGCGAGGTGTTCGTCCAGGCGCCGGTGGAGCGCGTCTGGGCGCTGGTGGCCGACATCGGCCTGCCCGCCCGGCTCAGCCCGGAGCTCCAGCGGGTCGCCTGGCTGGACGGCGCGGACGGCCCCGCCCTGGGCGCGCGCTTCGAGGGGCACAACGCCCGGCCGAACATGCGTGACTGGCGGACGGTCTCCGAGGTGGTGGAACTGGCCGAGCACCGCGCCTTCGCCTGGGCCGTCATGGATGCGGACGGCCGGTTCGGCGACCCGGTGTCGGAGGTGGCCGGCTCGCTGGCCCGGTGGCGCTTCGACCTGATCCCCGAGGACGGCGGCACCCGGCTGCGCCAGTCGGTGGTGATCGGCCCGGGGCGCAGCGGCGTCATCCTGGCCATCGAGGCCCGCCCGGAGGCCGAGGAGAAGATCGTCGACTTTCGCCTGGGGGAGCTGCGGACCGGGATGACGGCCACCCTGGAGGGCGTCAAGTCGCTCGCCGAGGCCGAGAGTTAG
- a CDS encoding LysR family transcriptional regulator produces MTLDDLRVFAAVCRAGSLSAVARDLACSQSAVSQHVKRLERELGLTLIERHPRGVVPTQAGRHLQTAVANGLGGIDHALRTIAELARGEGGSVRITTGATSIRHFMSAAVVDFRERFPQVNLEFQTGVSSRNCLEALTAGHVDLAWITLGTPVRGIEQRPVAALPWVLAVAAGDPLAARARIEPADLQDAPLIGLPQNSVSRSQLDDWLGKSGIRPVFDTSVTDWDTAILLAELGLGHAVVPALPEWQGPGHPGLRLVPLPDLPGLTVGWAAREWATLGPLARAFADTVATHCGPATAPSAAPAPAPAPAPAPAPAA; encoded by the coding sequence GTGACCCTCGACGACCTCCGCGTCTTCGCCGCCGTGTGCCGGGCCGGCTCGCTCAGCGCCGTCGCCCGCGACCTGGCCTGCAGCCAGTCCGCCGTCAGCCAGCACGTGAAGCGGCTGGAACGCGAGCTGGGCCTCACCCTGATCGAGCGGCACCCGCGCGGCGTGGTGCCCACCCAGGCCGGACGCCATCTGCAGACCGCGGTGGCCAACGGTCTGGGCGGCATCGACCACGCGCTGCGGACCATCGCCGAACTCGCCCGCGGCGAGGGCGGGTCGGTGCGGATCACCACCGGCGCCACCAGCATCCGCCACTTCATGTCCGCGGCCGTGGTGGACTTCCGCGAGCGGTTCCCGCAGGTCAACCTGGAGTTCCAGACCGGCGTCTCCAGCCGCAACTGCCTGGAGGCGCTCACCGCCGGCCACGTCGACCTGGCCTGGATCACCCTCGGCACCCCGGTCCGGGGCATCGAGCAGCGGCCGGTCGCCGCCCTGCCCTGGGTCCTCGCCGTGGCGGCCGGCGACCCGCTCGCCGCCCGGGCGCGCATCGAACCCGCCGACCTGCAGGACGCCCCGCTCATCGGACTGCCGCAGAACTCGGTGTCCCGCTCCCAACTCGACGACTGGCTGGGCAAGTCGGGCATCCGACCGGTCTTCGACACCAGCGTCACGGACTGGGACACCGCGATCCTGCTGGCCGAACTCGGCCTCGGCCACGCCGTCGTACCCGCCCTCCCCGAGTGGCAGGGCCCCGGCCACCCGGGCCTGCGGCTGGTCCCGCTGCCCGACCTGCCCGGCCTCACCGTCGGCTGGGCCGCCCGCGAATGGGCCACCCTGGGCCCGCTCGCCCGCGCCTTCGCGGACACCGTCGCCACCCACTGCGGCCCTGCGACGGCACCGTCGGCCGCCCCCGCCCCCGCACCCGCACCCGCACCCGCGCCCGCACCCGCCGCCTGA
- a CDS encoding GNAT family N-acetyltransferase has translation MSDLLERVSAFRAAFARRHAAEIVELPEFPGLFAVRNAQYVLSHEHNQLIVTGPGTDPAALPGLAARWLGQRRQYAITVLDEEWGERATPVLAEAGYERSTVLVMVRDTAGCALPEPAALPTEFAAMREAVLHQESEWYEGEELIRQLTDRRPTRLRGAERVHFLAARTADGEVAAWVDLYLEPAAGLAQVEDLVTAARHRGAGHGDTLLGSGLALAAAAGIPRLFLLADADGWPREWYARRGFTEIGRSHSFHSA, from the coding sequence ATGTCCGATCTGCTTGAGCGCGTGAGCGCCTTCCGTGCCGCCTTCGCCCGCCGCCATGCGGCCGAGATCGTCGAACTGCCGGAGTTTCCCGGGCTCTTCGCGGTCCGGAACGCGCAGTACGTGCTCTCTCACGAGCACAACCAGCTGATCGTCACCGGGCCGGGCACCGATCCGGCGGCGCTGCCCGGTCTGGCGGCACGCTGGCTCGGGCAGCGCCGGCAGTACGCGATCACCGTGCTGGACGAGGAGTGGGGCGAGCGGGCCACCCCGGTGCTGGCCGAGGCCGGGTACGAGCGGAGCACCGTCCTCGTCATGGTCCGCGACACGGCGGGTTGCGCGCTGCCCGAGCCGGCCGCCCTGCCGACGGAGTTCGCCGCCATGCGGGAGGCCGTCCTGCACCAGGAGTCGGAGTGGTACGAGGGCGAGGAGCTCATCCGGCAGCTCACCGACCGCCGGCCGACCCGGCTGCGCGGCGCCGAGCGGGTGCACTTCCTGGCCGCCCGGACGGCGGACGGCGAGGTCGCGGCCTGGGTCGACCTCTACCTCGAACCGGCCGCCGGGCTGGCCCAGGTGGAGGACCTGGTCACCGCCGCCCGGCACCGCGGGGCGGGCCACGGCGACACCCTGCTCGGCAGCGGCCTGGCGCTGGCGGCGGCCGCCGGGATCCCGCGGCTCTTCCTCCTCGCGGACGCGGACGGCTGGCCGCGCGAGTGGTATGCGCGGCGGGGCTTCACCGAGATCGGCCGCAGCCACTCCTTCCACTCGGCCTGA
- a CDS encoding crotonase/enoyl-CoA hydratase family protein encodes MTVRSERDQYVVTLTIDREKKLNALDYPTIDALLAELDRIDADDTVRAVILTGAGQRAFSAGADVPSLAASIAGGPERALREFVRRGHTLTRRIEEFPKPVIVAVNGLAYGGGCEITEAAPLAIAAEHATFAKPEISLGFPPPFGGSQRLPRHVGRKRGLELILTGDPIPAARAAELGLVNSVVPVGELLEEARNLAERIIRHAPTAVAACLRAVTRGINLPIDEGLAVEAAAFAATVPTDGVRDGIRRFLDRRQAR; translated from the coding sequence ATGACCGTCCGCAGCGAGCGGGACCAGTACGTCGTCACCCTCACCATCGACCGGGAGAAGAAGCTCAACGCTCTCGACTATCCGACGATCGACGCGCTGCTCGCCGAACTCGACCGGATCGACGCCGACGACACCGTCCGCGCCGTCATCCTGACCGGCGCCGGGCAGCGGGCGTTCAGCGCGGGCGCGGACGTCCCGTCCCTGGCGGCCAGCATCGCCGGCGGGCCCGAGCGGGCGCTGCGCGAGTTCGTCCGGCGCGGGCACACCCTGACCCGGCGGATCGAGGAGTTCCCCAAGCCGGTCATCGTCGCGGTCAACGGGCTGGCGTACGGCGGTGGTTGTGAGATCACCGAGGCGGCTCCGCTGGCGATCGCGGCCGAGCACGCGACCTTCGCCAAGCCGGAGATCTCGCTCGGCTTCCCGCCGCCCTTCGGCGGCTCGCAGCGGCTGCCGCGGCACGTGGGCCGCAAGCGCGGGCTGGAGCTGATCCTGACCGGTGACCCGATCCCGGCTGCCCGGGCGGCCGAGCTGGGCCTGGTCAACTCGGTCGTCCCGGTCGGCGAACTCCTGGAGGAGGCAAGGAACTTGGCCGAACGCATCATCCGGCACGCGCCGACCGCGGTGGCGGCCTGCCTGCGGGCCGTCACCCGGGGGATCAACCTGCCGATCGACGAGGGCCTCGCGGTCGAGGCGGCCGCCTTCGCCGCCACCGTGCCGACGGACGGCGTACGGGACGGGATCCGACGGTTCCTCGACCGCCGGCAGGCCCGCTGA
- a CDS encoding aminotransferase-like domain-containing protein: MRSPSYKAIVDEYAAAIRSGALPAGTRLPTHRALARDRRIALATATRVYAELGAAGLVVGEQGRGTFVRVRSDYDGIEPSRTLPVPRVAELSFNQPLAPEQRDLLRQALRALASSGDAEALLRQHPPGGHRHDRAVVARYLLDRGVDTAPENVLLASGAQQALDCVLRTLTRPGDVLAVDALSYPGIKLLAAAHGLDLTPVPATPAGPDLDALDRLCRTRPVRAVYTIPTVHNPLGWVLDRPRRERLAAVAAEHDCTLIEDGTYAFLETAPPPPLHALAPDRTCYVAGLSKNVAPGLRFGFAVLPDRHLRAATTHLRAAAWGAPGLTTALATGWLADGTVTRLEQQRRTDAAARQHLARTALAGLTITAHPTSYIQWLTLEPHQRPDQVAALLAAEGILISTADAFATTPHHPNAIRLALATPPLSELPAALHRLRSTIESIAP; the protein is encoded by the coding sequence ATGCGATCGCCCTCCTACAAGGCCATCGTCGACGAGTACGCGGCCGCGATCCGCTCCGGCGCCCTCCCGGCCGGCACCCGGCTGCCGACCCACCGCGCCCTCGCCCGCGACCGCCGCATCGCCCTCGCCACGGCCACCCGGGTGTACGCCGAACTGGGCGCCGCCGGGCTGGTGGTGGGCGAGCAGGGCCGGGGCACCTTCGTCCGGGTCCGCTCCGACTACGACGGCATCGAACCCTCCCGCACCCTCCCGGTACCCCGGGTCGCCGAGCTGTCCTTCAACCAGCCGCTCGCCCCCGAGCAGCGCGACCTGCTGCGCCAGGCCCTGCGCGCACTCGCCTCCTCCGGCGACGCCGAGGCCCTGCTGCGCCAGCACCCGCCCGGCGGCCACCGGCACGACCGGGCGGTGGTGGCCCGGTACCTGCTGGACCGCGGGGTCGACACCGCGCCGGAGAACGTCCTGCTCGCCAGCGGTGCGCAGCAGGCGCTGGACTGCGTCCTGCGCACCCTCACCCGCCCCGGCGACGTGCTGGCCGTCGACGCGCTCAGCTACCCGGGCATCAAGCTGCTCGCCGCCGCCCACGGACTCGACCTCACCCCCGTCCCGGCCACCCCGGCCGGCCCGGACCTCGACGCGCTCGACCGGCTCTGCCGCACCCGGCCGGTCCGCGCCGTCTACACCATCCCGACCGTCCACAACCCGCTCGGCTGGGTCCTGGACCGACCTCGGCGCGAGCGGCTCGCCGCCGTCGCCGCCGAGCACGACTGCACCCTGATCGAGGACGGCACCTACGCCTTCCTGGAGACCGCACCGCCGCCACCGCTGCACGCCCTCGCCCCCGACCGCACCTGCTACGTCGCCGGCCTGTCCAAGAACGTGGCCCCCGGCCTGCGGTTCGGCTTCGCCGTCCTCCCCGACCGCCACCTGCGCGCCGCCACCACCCACCTGCGCGCGGCCGCCTGGGGCGCCCCCGGCCTCACCACCGCCCTCGCCACCGGCTGGCTCGCCGACGGCACCGTCACCCGCCTCGAACAGCAGCGCCGCACCGACGCCGCCGCCAGGCAACACCTCGCCCGCACCGCCCTGGCCGGCCTCACCATCACCGCCCACCCCACCTCCTACATCCAGTGGCTCACCCTGGAACCCCACCAACGCCCCGACCAGGTCGCCGCCCTCCTCGCCGCCGAGGGCATCCTCATCTCCACCGCCGACGCCTTCGCCACCACCCCCCACCACCCCAACGCCATCCGCCTCGCCCTCGCCACACCCCCGCTCTCCGAACTCCCCGCCGCCCTCCACCGCCTCCGCAGCACCATCGAGTCCATCGCCCCCTGA
- a CDS encoding helix-turn-helix transcriptional regulator, which yields MANTSTRTLRLLSLLQTHRYWPGEELADRLGVSVRTLRRDIDRLRELGYPVEAQRGVDGGYQLAAGAALPPLVIDDEEAVALAVGLQAAAESPVEGVAEASVRVLAKVVHVMPARLRRRVEALRAVTVPVDWGASAGSGVDPDALTTVALACRDGERLRFSYTAATAHRTERHVEPHRLVCLDRRWYLVAYDLERGDWRTFRLDRLTTAGATGARFAPRPLPAADAAEYVRAGLDSGPRSNRVEALVEAPAERVRAHVGRWGEVEEVDASRCRLRMTADSLDWPAMALGSLGADFQVVHPPELRDLMAEWSTRFARATE from the coding sequence ATGGCGAACACCAGCACCCGAACGCTGCGACTGCTCTCCCTGCTCCAGACCCACCGCTACTGGCCCGGCGAGGAACTCGCCGACCGGCTCGGCGTCTCCGTCCGCACCCTGCGCCGCGACATCGACCGGCTGCGCGAACTCGGCTACCCCGTCGAGGCCCAGCGCGGCGTCGACGGCGGCTACCAACTGGCGGCGGGCGCGGCGCTGCCGCCGCTGGTCATCGACGACGAGGAGGCGGTCGCTCTCGCGGTCGGGCTGCAGGCGGCCGCCGAGAGCCCGGTCGAGGGCGTCGCCGAGGCCTCCGTACGGGTACTGGCCAAGGTCGTGCACGTGATGCCCGCCCGGCTGCGCCGCCGGGTCGAGGCGCTGCGCGCGGTCACCGTCCCCGTCGACTGGGGCGCCTCCGCCGGCTCCGGCGTCGACCCGGACGCCCTCACGACGGTCGCCCTCGCCTGCCGGGACGGCGAGCGGCTCCGCTTCTCGTACACCGCCGCCACCGCCCACCGCACCGAACGGCACGTCGAACCGCACCGGCTGGTCTGCCTCGACCGGCGCTGGTACCTGGTCGCGTACGACCTCGAGCGCGGCGACTGGCGCACCTTCCGCCTCGACCGCCTCACCACCGCCGGGGCAACCGGCGCCCGCTTCGCCCCGCGCCCCCTCCCGGCCGCCGACGCCGCCGAGTACGTCCGCGCGGGCCTCGACTCCGGACCCCGGTCGAACCGTGTAGAGGCCCTCGTCGAGGCCCCGGCGGAGCGCGTCCGCGCCCACGTCGGCCGCTGGGGCGAGGTGGAGGAGGTCGACGCCTCCCGTTGCCGCCTGCGGATGACCGCCGACTCCCTGGACTGGCCCGCCATGGCCCTGGGCTCCCTGGGCGCGGACTTCCAGGTCGTCCACCCACCCGAACTCCGCGACCTGATGGCCGAGTGGTCCACCCGCTTCGCCCGCGCAACGGAGTAG
- a CDS encoding DinB family protein: MTTSTTPATTPAPVTGERADLLVALEKQRHFLRFTTRDLTDEQAGRRTTASELCLGGLVKHVTGVERLWANFIVEGASAMPDFSTWSEADFARRADEFRLLPGETLAGVLAEYAEVARRTDELVATLPDLNATRALPKAPWFEPDTEWSARRVLLHIVAETAQHAGHADIIRESLDGAKSMG; the protein is encoded by the coding sequence ATGACCACGTCCACCACCCCCGCCACCACCCCCGCCCCCGTCACCGGCGAGCGCGCCGACCTCCTGGTGGCACTGGAGAAGCAGCGGCACTTCCTGCGCTTCACCACCCGCGACCTCACCGACGAGCAGGCCGGCCGGCGGACCACCGCGAGCGAGCTGTGCCTGGGCGGTCTGGTCAAGCACGTGACCGGGGTCGAGCGGCTGTGGGCGAACTTCATCGTGGAGGGGGCGTCCGCGATGCCCGACTTCTCCACCTGGTCCGAGGCCGATTTCGCCCGCCGGGCCGACGAGTTCCGCCTGCTGCCCGGCGAGACGCTGGCCGGTGTCCTCGCCGAGTACGCCGAAGTCGCCCGCCGCACCGATGAGTTGGTGGCCACCCTGCCCGACCTGAACGCGACCCGGGCGCTGCCGAAGGCCCCCTGGTTCGAGCCGGACACCGAGTGGTCGGCCCGCCGAGTGCTGCTGCACATCGTCGCCGAGACGGCCCAGCACGCGGGCCACGCCGACATCATCCGCGAGTCCCTGGACGGCGCGAAGAGCATGGGCTGA
- a CDS encoding heavy-metal-associated domain-containing protein: MSITTTITTVLTVDGMSCGHCERTVSAGLAALPGVTDVVADAPSGRVTVASARPLEPAAVRSAVDGAGFTLVDQA; encoded by the coding sequence ATGTCCATCACCACCACCATCACCACCGTCCTCACCGTCGACGGCATGAGCTGTGGCCACTGCGAGCGGACCGTCAGCGCCGGGCTGGCCGCCCTTCCCGGCGTCACCGACGTCGTCGCGGACGCGCCGAGCGGCAGGGTCACCGTGGCCTCCGCCCGGCCGCTGGAGCCGGCGGCGGTCCGCAGCGCGGTGGACGGGGCCGGGTTCACCCTCGTCGACCAGGCCTGA
- a CDS encoding DUF3152 domain-containing protein — MHRRTASIARAPAALRPVVRVNPVVTATPAPAEQVPRRGTVEQLTDYPATTVRESGAEPLIDLHHAAAGPDRFLALARSSTPPPADPVDFTVHLATPGSTDRICDQYGPDTGGWVNSGVQHQAVINLRRWTEPSEYYQGRPELYHALAVNHEVGHVLGNGHVDCPGPAPRCR; from the coding sequence ATGCACCGACGCACCGCGTCGATCGCCCGCGCCCCGGCGGCGCTGCGTCCGGTGGTGCGGGTGAACCCGGTGGTCACCGCCACGCCCGCGCCCGCCGAGCAGGTCCCGCGGCGCGGCACGGTCGAGCAGCTCACCGACTACCCGGCCACCACCGTACGGGAGTCGGGCGCAGAGCCGCTGATCGACCTGCACCACGCCGCCGCAGGCCCGGACCGATTCCTCGCCCTGGCCCGGAGTTCCACACCGCCCCCCGCCGACCCGGTGGACTTCACGGTCCACCTGGCCACCCCGGGTTCCACCGACCGGATCTGCGACCAGTACGGGCCGGACACCGGCGGCTGGGTGAACTCCGGCGTCCAGCACCAGGCGGTGATCAACCTCAGACGCTGGACGGAGCCGTCCGAGTACTACCAGGGCCGGCCCGAGCTGTACCACGCGCTCGCGGTCAACCACGAGGTCGGCCACGTCCTGGGCAACGGCCACGTCGACTGCCCGGGCCCGGCGCCCCGGTGCCGGTGA
- a CDS encoding HPr family phosphocarrier protein, with protein sequence MSSIQLHSLQVAIGSRSGLHARPASQFVQAAARQPVKVTVGRPGQPSVDARSLLSVLALAARAGEVLELSAEGEQAREAVAALAEVLAADHDAAA encoded by the coding sequence ATGTCCTCGATCCAGCTGCACTCGCTCCAGGTGGCGATCGGCTCGCGCAGCGGCCTGCACGCCCGTCCGGCCTCGCAGTTCGTCCAGGCCGCGGCCCGACAGCCCGTCAAGGTCACCGTCGGCCGTCCCGGCCAGCCGTCCGTCGACGCCCGCAGCCTGCTGTCCGTCCTGGCGCTGGCGGCCCGGGCGGGCGAGGTGCTCGAGCTGTCCGCCGAGGGCGAGCAGGCACGGGAGGCGGTCGCGGCGCTCGCCGAGGTGCTGGCGGCCGACCACGACGCGGCGGCCTGA
- a CDS encoding DeoR/GlpR family DNA-binding transcription regulator produces the protein MYAPERQQQILRLAQERGRVDVPTLAEDFSVTQETIRRDLTALVQAGLLHRVHGGALPAGALRLEPGLAERDSTAAAEKERIAKAALALLPTEGSVLLDAGTTVSRLAAQLPVDSTLTVVTNALPVAARLADHPSLSLHLIGGRLRHRTHAAVDSWALRDLADIHPDVAVVATNGFSVEDGLTTPDLAEAAVKRAMLTGARRVVLVADSTKHGARHFARFGSLDQVDVLVTDTGLTDEQAAQIANLGPEVIRA, from the coding sequence ATGTACGCACCCGAGCGGCAGCAGCAGATCCTCCGCCTCGCCCAGGAGCGCGGCCGGGTCGACGTCCCGACGCTGGCCGAGGACTTCTCGGTCACCCAGGAGACCATCCGGCGCGACCTGACCGCCCTGGTCCAGGCCGGACTGCTGCACCGGGTGCACGGCGGCGCGCTGCCCGCGGGAGCCCTGCGCCTGGAACCCGGCCTGGCCGAGCGGGACTCCACCGCGGCGGCGGAGAAGGAGCGGATCGCCAAGGCCGCCCTGGCCCTGCTGCCCACCGAGGGCAGTGTGCTGCTCGACGCCGGGACCACCGTCTCCCGGCTCGCCGCCCAGCTGCCGGTCGACTCCACCCTCACCGTCGTCACCAACGCCCTGCCCGTCGCCGCCCGGCTCGCCGACCACCCGTCCCTCTCGCTGCACCTGATCGGCGGGCGGCTGCGCCACCGCACCCACGCCGCCGTCGACTCCTGGGCGCTGCGCGACCTCGCCGACATCCACCCGGACGTCGCGGTGGTCGCCACCAACGGGTTCTCCGTCGAGGACGGCCTGACCACCCCCGACCTCGCCGAGGCCGCCGTCAAGCGGGCGATGCTGACCGGCGCCCGCCGGGTGGTCCTGGTGGCCGACTCGACCAAGCACGGCGCCCGGCACTTCGCCCGCTTCGGCTCGCTCGACCAGGTGGACGTCCTCGTCACGGACACTGGACTGACCGACGAGCAGGCCGCCCAGATCGCGAACCTCGGACCGGAAGTCATCCGCGCATGA
- the pfkB gene encoding 1-phosphofructokinase translates to MIVTITPNPSLDRTYELRTLALGEVNRAAHDRLDPGGKGVNVSRALTAAGHRTTAVLPLGGPSGRLLAELLRRQGIGVAALPIAGDTRINVSIAEAGGSLTKVNAAGPELTDAESAALLDLVSQEDFTGATVDWLACCGSLPRGLAPEWYAELVGRVHAGGARIALDTSGPALLAALTARPDVVKPNREELAEAVGRPLATLGDAVDAAGELRKLGAQQVLASLGPDGMLLVAEEGSWYGTAPVTAVRSDVGAGDASLAGFLGAGGSGPRALAAALAHGAAAVQLPGSVMPTPADLDPAAVTVTADLPLDRTLRG, encoded by the coding sequence ATGATCGTCACCATCACCCCGAACCCCAGCCTGGACCGCACCTACGAGCTGCGCACCCTCGCGCTCGGCGAGGTCAACCGGGCCGCGCACGACCGGCTCGACCCCGGCGGCAAGGGCGTCAACGTCTCCCGCGCGCTCACCGCCGCCGGCCACCGCACCACCGCCGTCCTGCCGCTCGGCGGCCCCTCCGGTCGGCTGCTCGCCGAACTGCTGCGCCGCCAGGGCATCGGGGTGGCCGCGCTGCCGATCGCCGGCGACACCCGGATCAACGTCTCGATCGCCGAGGCCGGCGGCAGCCTGACCAAGGTCAACGCGGCCGGCCCCGAGCTCACCGACGCCGAGTCGGCCGCCCTGCTGGACCTGGTCTCCCAGGAGGACTTCACCGGCGCGACCGTCGACTGGCTGGCCTGCTGCGGCAGCCTCCCGCGCGGACTGGCACCCGAGTGGTACGCGGAACTGGTCGGCCGGGTGCACGCGGGCGGCGCCCGGATCGCCCTGGACACCTCCGGCCCGGCCCTGCTCGCCGCGCTCACCGCCCGCCCGGACGTGGTCAAGCCCAACCGCGAGGAACTCGCCGAGGCCGTCGGACGGCCGCTCGCCACCCTCGGCGACGCCGTGGACGCGGCGGGCGAGCTGCGCAAGCTCGGCGCCCAGCAGGTGCTCGCCAGCCTCGGTCCGGACGGCATGCTGCTGGTCGCCGAGGAGGGCAGCTGGTACGGGACCGCGCCGGTCACCGCCGTCCGCAGCGACGTCGGGGCGGGCGACGCCTCGCTGGCCGGCTTCCTCGGCGCGGGCGGCAGCGGACCGCGGGCCCTCGCCGCGGCCCTGGCGCACGGCGCGGCCGCCGTCCAACTGCCGGGCAGCGTCATGCCGACTCCGGCCGACCTCGACCCGGCCGCGGTGACCGTGACGGCGGACCTCCCGCTGGACCGGACCCTACGCGGCTGA